In Desulfofustis limnaeus, the genomic stretch GCGGAATTACCGTCTGTACCCATCCGGTCAATCGGGGCAAGGGGGCGGCGCTGCTCACCGGCTTTGCCGAGGCCCGCAGGCGAGGGTGTGACTGGGCGCTGAGCTTCGACGGCGACGGTCAGCATCACCCCGAGGACGCGCCGGCCCTGCTGGCCGCCGTCCAGGATGGGCGACGGCGTCTCGTGATCGGCCGGCGCACCGGGATGGCCCCAGGGCGCACCGTTCCCTGGACGAGCCGCTTCGGCCGCGGGTTCTCCAATTTCTGGGTGCGGGCCTGCGGCGGCCCGGCGGTGAGCGATTCCCAATCGGGATTTCGTCTCTACCCCTTGCCTGAGGCCCTGGATCTGGGTGTGCGGGCACGCCGTTACCAGTTCGAGGTGGAGGTGCTGGTACGGGCTGCCCAGGCGGGACTGGCCGTGTGTGAGGTGCCGGTGGGCGTCGTTTATCCGGGACCGGGCGAGCGGGTCAGCCATTTCCGGCCCTGGGTCGATTTCTGGCGCAACTCCGGGACCTTTTCCCGGCTGCTGGGACGACGGCTGATCGGGGGGCTGCGGCGCCGATGAGCGGCTGGTTCTATCGGCTTCTCTGCCTCTCCGGCCGGGTCTTCGGAGCCAGGCTGTTCGCGCTTGTGGCCCGGGTCGTTGCCGTCGGTTATTTCCTCTTTTCACCCCGCGCCGGGGAGAGCCGCCGCTTCTACGCCCAGCTCTTTCCGGGCAAGGGGTGGTGGTTTTATCAGTGGTGCACCTTCCGCCAATACCAGAGCTTCACCACCATCCATCTCGATCGGTTTCTTCGCAATCGCCTCGGCAGGCCGGTGAGCTTCACCTCGACCGGCTGGGAAAAACTGACCGCCACGCTGGGCGGCAGCGGCGGTATCCTGCTCATGTCGCATCTCGGCAATTGGGAGATGGCCGCCCACCTGCTCCGGGAACGGCAGCGGCATCTGCCGGTGGTGCTTTACATGGGGATCAAGGAACGAGAAGCTATCGAGGGAGAGCAGAAGGAGGACCTGCGCCGGGCCGGAATAACCATCGTCGGCGTGGAGCGCGGTGCTGCCTCCCCCTACAGTCTGGTGGAAGGGATCGCCTGCCTGCGGGCCGGCGGCATTGTCTCTCTGGCCGGAGATCTGCTATGGAGCGACCAGCAGCGGCAGGTGGAGGTGGCGTTTCTCGGTGGGCGGGCATATCTGCCCAGTACCCCCTATATCCTGGCCCTGCTCACCCGGGCGCCGTTGTTCGCCTTCTTCTCGTTTCGTCGCGGTCCCAACAGCTACGATTTTTCCCTGTCCGAGCCCCTGTCGGTCCAGTGCCGGGATCGCCGCGAGCGGGATGAAGCCATCGACCGGGCCGCCCAGCACTACGCCGACCTGCTGATCGAGGCGCTGCGGCAGCACCCGTTCGAGTGGTACCACTTCGAGCGGTTCCTGCACTGAGCCGAGGGGAAGAATTGCTTGTGCTGGGGCCGGGGAAAGGTGTATGTTCCCAGATTAACTCTTTTGATTCTCAATCTATTTCAGGCCACGACCAGCTGATGACCAGAGAAGAACTGCAAAAGCGGATTTTGACCATCCTCGAGGAGGAGTTCGAGTTCGAGTCTCCGGGGCTCGATGACAACTTGCGCGACGACCACGGTTTCGATAGCATCGACGCCATCGAGCTGTTGGCCAAGATCGAGAAAATGCTCGGCATATCCTTGAGTCGCCAGGAAAAAGAGCAGGCGATGACCATCCGTACCATCAACGACATCCTCGATTACATCGAGCGGATGCAAGCCGGCCGGAAAACCTCGAACGATTCGGCGCCGCGCCCATGAATCGCCGTGTCGTCATCACCGGTTGTTCGGCCATCACGCCGATCGGCTACGGCAAGCAACCGATCGTCGACAGCCTCCTGCACGGCCGTTCGGGGATCCGCCCCCTGCGCGACGACGGGTTGCTGACCGAGCATATCCATTCCCGGGTCTTCGGCACGGTCGACTATCCCATCGACTACCAGTTCAAACGGGCGCACCGCAAGACCATGGGGCCGGTGGCCTGCTACGCCTGTCAGGTGGCCAAGGACGTCCTGGAGGCCTCCGGTTTGAGCGAGGAGTTCATTACCTCCGGCCGGCTTGGAGTGGCGTTCGGCTCGACGCACGGCAGTCCCACCGTGCAGCGGGAGATCTACAAGACCTTTTTCGGCGATCTGGCCAACCGGTTGTCGTCGATCGGCGCCGTCGATTATCTGCGCTCCATGGTCCACACTACGGCGGTCAACATCACCCGGATGTTCGGCATCACCGGGCGGGTGATCGCCTCGTCCACCGCCTGCACCACCTCCAGCCAGGCCATCGGTTTCGGCTACGAGACGATTAAATTCGGCCTGCAGGATGCGATGATCTGCGGCGGCGCCGACGAGTATGATACCACCACGGTGGCGGTCTTCGACAATCTGCTGGCCTGTTCGGTGGCCTACAATGACCAGCCGTCGCGGACGCCGCGACCCTTCGACGCCGCCCGTGACGGGTTGGTGGTCGGCGAAGGCGGCGGCGCCGTGCTGCTCGAGGAATACGAGGCAGCCAGGCGGCGCGGCGCGCCGATCCTCGGTGAGGTGATCGGCTTTGCCTGCAACAACAACGGCGGAGATCTGATCCTGCCGAACCTGGAGGGTATCACCGCTACGCTGCGGTTGGCCTTGGACAGCGCCGGGATCGGTGCCGAGCAGGTGGATCTGATCAGTGCCCATGCCACCGCCACCAAGATGGGTGACGTGGTGGAGGCCCAGGCCATTGCCGCGGTCTACGGCGACCGTCCGTGGGTGGCCGGCCTGAAGAGCTACATGGGCCATACCATGGGCACCTGCGGTGTCATCGAACTGGCGCTGCTGCTCTACATGATGGAGCAGGGTTTCATCGCCCCGACGCTGAACCTGGAAAACGTCGATTCTCGCTGCGCCATGATCCGCCACGTCCGTCGTCTCGAGGAGCAGCCGGTGCGCATCGCCGCCCTGCAGAACTTCGCCTTCGGCGGCGTCAACACCTGTCTGATTATCAGAAATGACCCCGATCACGCCGCGTGAGCAGGGGGCGACCGGCCGCTTGGATCGCTTGATCGACGGCGTGGTCACCATCATCTGCTGGCTCTATTTCACCTTCGGCTTCATTGTTCTCTTCTCCTGGCGTTACC encodes the following:
- a CDS encoding lysophospholipid acyltransferase family protein produces the protein MSGWFYRLLCLSGRVFGARLFALVARVVAVGYFLFSPRAGESRRFYAQLFPGKGWWFYQWCTFRQYQSFTTIHLDRFLRNRLGRPVSFTSTGWEKLTATLGGSGGILLMSHLGNWEMAAHLLRERQRHLPVVLYMGIKEREAIEGEQKEDLRRAGITIVGVERGAASPYSLVEGIACLRAGGIVSLAGDLLWSDQQRQVEVAFLGGRAYLPSTPYILALLTRAPLFAFFSFRRGPNSYDFSLSEPLSVQCRDRRERDEAIDRAAQHYADLLIEALRQHPFEWYHFERFLH
- a CDS encoding beta-ketoacyl-[acyl-carrier-protein] synthase family protein, which translates into the protein MNRRVVITGCSAITPIGYGKQPIVDSLLHGRSGIRPLRDDGLLTEHIHSRVFGTVDYPIDYQFKRAHRKTMGPVACYACQVAKDVLEASGLSEEFITSGRLGVAFGSTHGSPTVQREIYKTFFGDLANRLSSIGAVDYLRSMVHTTAVNITRMFGITGRVIASSTACTTSSQAIGFGYETIKFGLQDAMICGGADEYDTTTVAVFDNLLACSVAYNDQPSRTPRPFDAARDGLVVGEGGGAVLLEEYEAARRRGAPILGEVIGFACNNNGGDLILPNLEGITATLRLALDSAGIGAEQVDLISAHATATKMGDVVEAQAIAAVYGDRPWVAGLKSYMGHTMGTCGVIELALLLYMMEQGFIAPTLNLENVDSRCAMIRHVRRLEEQPVRIAALQNFAFGGVNTCLIIRNDPDHAA
- a CDS encoding acyl carrier protein is translated as MTREELQKRILTILEEEFEFESPGLDDNLRDDHGFDSIDAIELLAKIEKMLGISLSRQEKEQAMTIRTINDILDYIERMQAGRKTSNDSAPRP
- a CDS encoding glycosyltransferase family 2 protein, giving the protein MNAAIVIPVYNHGPLVGAVVARALALALPVIVVDDGSTDETAAVLAEYGGITVCTHPVNRGKGAALLTGFAEARRRGCDWALSFDGDGQHHPEDAPALLAAVQDGRRRLVIGRRTGMAPGRTVPWTSRFGRGFSNFWVRACGGPAVSDSQSGFRLYPLPEALDLGVRARRYQFEVEVLVRAAQAGLAVCEVPVGVVYPGPGERVSHFRPWVDFWRNSGTFSRLLGRRLIGGLRRR